Within Bradymonas sediminis, the genomic segment TCCGCTTCCAATTGCTTCATCTCCTGGCCGGCGACCTCCTGGGTGCCCAGGTCGCGGGTGCGCATCACCGCCAGGGCATGGCCGATGCCCCTGCGCTGCCAGCGCTCAAGCAGCATATCGCCGGCCTGCACGGCCTCGGGCGCCAGGTTAAAGGTGTTGACGGAGTCGGCCAGGTTGATGGAGCCGAAATAGGTCAACTGAAGGCGCATAAAATAGCCGACGCGCTTATTGAGATAGATCTCGTCGAAATAAGCGCCGGCGTGTTTGGTCTCGCCGTCGGCCGATTCGAGCATGGGCTGGGCGTCGTCGAAGGAGCCGGGGATGCTCAGGCCTGCGAGTTTGGGGTCGCTCGGCCATTCGATCTCACCGTCGCGATAGGCCTGCGCCTGGCTGCTATAGTCGGCGTAGCGGGTCTTGAATTTCGGCATGTTGCCCCAGCGTCCGTCCGCGGTGCGCAGGCCGAAGTGCCCGAAATAAAGGCGTTTTCCACCATCGGTGGCTTCCATAAAATAGGGCAGGCCGTACCAACTGGCGAAGGTGACGCGCAAAAAGATAAGGACCTCTGCGCATTCGAGCGCGGGCGCCGGCAGCGTCTTTCCCCAGGGCGTCGTGAGGGTAAACGTTTCGCCGTAACCAATGCTGTCGATGCGCTCAAAAGAGCTGATCCACGCGCGGTATTTTTCTTCCCAATCCAGGCCGCTGTTTTCGGGCCAGGCGATGCCTGCCTTGCGCGCCGCGGGGGTGTCGGTGTCGGTCCAGGCGTTGGTGACCTCCCAGACCGCGGTCGATGATTCATCGACCGAGACCGGAAGTCCGCGGCGACCGCTGGTCGAATCCAACTTGCCGGCGGGTTCGACCCAACCGGTATTTCCAAGCGTGGGTTTGCCGTTCTCATCGACCTCGCCGCCCTGTTCGAGCAGGTTGGGCTCCGACTGCGTCGCCTCGCCGCAGGCGGAGATGAGCAGGATTAGAATACTTAGGATCGCCAAAAGCGGCAGATATTTGGTTCGGTTTTGCATCGTCGAAGACGCCTTTTGAGAATCACTGGGATTAGGTTTCATGATATAATTTTCGCACACTATAGTATGAACGATCACAAATCCAACGATTGGGCCGGAAGGCGAGCTAGTACACAGTTCGGGAGGTTTTGAAAAGAGGTGTTTTTTGCGGAATTCTCTTGTTTTGCGTCGGGTTATGGCGTTTCGCGTAGGTTTTTAGCGGGGAAACGCGCATGGCGTCGAATCAGCGGCGATAGAATTTTCCGCCGAGTCGGTGCTCTGGCTGATCGTTTGGGGCCGACAGAAGGACATCGGGAGTTGGAAAACCTGTTATTCGGCGCTTCCGCCTTCTTGTCGCTTCTTGAACCAGTTGTGAGGGAGGGCGCGTTGAAGTGGTGAGGGGCGGAGCGTCCAGTCGACCAGGCTGTCAGAGGGGGCTGAGATCGCCAGCGCCAGCGCGGAAAATAGAAGCATCATCACGCCGGAGAAGATGATGGGCCCGCTGAACGGGCCAGCCTGCGCGCGCGCGATGGCTTCGAGGAATGAGCCGGGCGCTTCGGGGTGGATATGAAGTTTGACCAGCCAGGAGCCGACCGTGAAGAGCAAGATATAGAAATAATTTCGCCGAATGCGAAACCCAACCGCATTGAGCAGGCTGATGCGCGGCGTGCTATCGCCGAGGTGGTCTGCGAGTTCGGTCAGGTTCGCGTCGATGGCCTCATTATTCTCGCATTGATGCCCCGAGAGCGCTTCGGCAAATACATATTGCTGGAGAACGCGCACCCGGTGATGCCACATATTATAGACCTGGTAGCGCCGCGACTCCATAATGAGAAAGAACACGTCAATAAAGAGCACCGTCAGCAGCACAAAATGAGGGGTTTGCGGGTTGCTCAGCGAGAACGAGAGGACGGCGGCGTTGGTGACGATCGCCCAGTTGGTGGTGATGTCGAGGCGTTGACGCCAGACGTCGGCGTGCGCGCTGGAGGCACGGTAGAAGTGGATAACGGCGGTGGACGGTTCCGACATATCTAGGCTTGGTTTAGGAGCAAGCTATCGACTTGCATGAACACGATTCAGCTTCCCTTCAATCTAGGCGCGCCCATACTTTTTCGAAGAGGGCGAATAGGGGGAGTGAAAGAAATAGCGCCCTGGCAGGTCCTCCGGGCGCGGTCATCGAGAAATTTGGCAACAAATAACGATAAGTTGCCGAAAACTATCGGGAGGGGACCAAGGGTGCGTCCCGGAACATAACCTGCGCAGGGAGATGGCGATGCAACCGATTAATCGGCAGAGCGAGCAACCTCAGTTTCGGGACCTCAGCGCGCCCCATGAAGAGGCGTCCTTTGAGGATAGGTCGCGGGTGCGGGCCGCCATGGAGCGATTCGACTGGCTGCACGATGGGTTGCGCGATCAGGTACACGCGGCCGACGCCGCGGCGCTTGGGGAGGTCCTAAAGGATGACAACGCGCGCACCTCAAGTCAGGAGCGCGCGTTGACCCTGCTGGCCTTGCTGGGCAGCGCCCGGGCGGAGGCGCTGCTGGAGTGGTTCGACCCGCGCCAGGCGCATTGGCGCGTTCGGCTGCTTCATCGCATCGCGCGGCGCGAATGCGCCAGGCGGCGGGCCCGGCGAAGTCTTAATTGCGCGCAGGATTCGACGAATGACACGAGCGCCGAGGTGGCTTACGCCGTTTCGAATAGGGCGAGCACCGCCTCGGGCGGGCGTCCCAGGGCGGCTTTCTCGCCGGCGAGAACGACCGGGCGCTCGATGAGTGATGGGTGCTCACACATCGCCTCGATGAGGTCTTCGCGGTTGAGCGTGTCGTCGTCGAGATTAAGCAATGTATAGGCGTCCTCGCCGCGGCGCATCAACTCGCGCGGCTCCATGCCGAGTTGGGCGAGCACACGCGTTAGTTGGGCCGGCGTCGGCGGGTCTTCCCGGTATTTTCGCACGGTCAACGCAAGTCCGCGTTCCTGGAGTAATTCGAGGGTTTTTCGCGATTTGCTGCAGCGTGGGTAATGCCAGATTTCAATGTGCATTTGCGTTCCTTTGATAGAAAATTTGGAGCCTTCCAGGCGCGTTTGCTGACGGGTCGTTGGAAGCATCAGAAAAACTTAAGCCGATATTGGCTCACAAAGAATAAGCAATAGATCGCGATGGTCAATTCACAGCGGTGGCCAATGGCAAAGAAGTTGCGAGCCCGGCGCGTCAGGCGCCGATATTTGGAATATATTTCATCTTTGGGGTTGTCATCGTCTTCGTCGCTATCATATTAGCGGGGAGCTGGTGATAGGCGTCGGGCACGACGGCCTGCCGGCAATCCGAAAAATAGCATGGTTGGTTTGTGAAGCGATGGCAGTTGTGCGACACGAGGGGCGTCGCCTAACTGCCGCGATGACGTCATGGCCAGCCAGTGGCCGTGATGGATAATTTTACCTTTTAGCCTCGTAATATATATGACTGTGATTCCTGTTGGCGCGTTGATTCGAAATCGAAAAGCACCCGAGCTTGGCTCGGGGCGCATCCTCAGCGAATTGGAGGGAGGCTTCGCCCGCGTTATTTTCGAGAACTCGGAAGACGTCCAAGACGTGCGCCTGGCGCATACTGACATCGTGCGCCAGCCGCTGATTCCCGGCACGCGGGTTCGGGTGCAGAAGGGCGCGCGCGCCAGCGAGGCCGAGATTACCCGGGTGAAGTGGCCGGAGACGCCGCGAGACCTGTGCAGCTATGTGGTGCGCCAGCACGGGCTGGAAGAGGAGTTGCTTGAGTCGCAGGTGGCCCCGCTGGCCCCGGCGACCTCTTCGCCGGTCGACGCCCTCGGCGCGCTGCATTGGCGCGGGCCGTTTCGATTCTTTTCGCGCTGGGATATGCACCGCATGGTGTCGGGTTGGTACGAGGATTCCGAGGGGCTTCCCAGCACCATCGGCGCGCGTATTCAGCCGGCCTTGCACCACGCACACGCGGTACGCCGAGTCCTGTGGGACGGCACCTGCCGCTATTTTCTGGCCGACGAAGATGTCCAGGCGCGCCTCTTTGAGGCGGCCATGGTCTATCAGCGCATGTGCGCGGCCGACGGCGCGCTGCGCGTGTTGGTGATCGCCCCGGGACGCCGCACGCATCGCTGGCAAAGTGAGCTGGAGCTACGATTCGGCAACCGCGATTTTGTGCGCATCGACGCCTCGCATCTTGACCTGAACCCACAGGACCGCTGGGGCGCGATTAGCCAGAATCAGCGCCTTATCATGTCGATGACTTGCTTCCAGCAATATCCGGAGCTGCTGGGCGAGCTGGTCCTCGGCGATATCTGGGATCTTGTGATCATCGACGATATCCATCGTTTACGCGCGCAGGACCCGATTACCCAATGCCTCAGAGAATATAGCGCGAATATGACGAACCTCCTGTTGCTCGGCGCCTTGCCCGAGCAGGCTGATGCGCGCGCCTGGGAGCCGATTCTGTCGATTCTTCACGGGGAGTCGGTCGATGGGGATGTCGAAGATCCGCAGGCGCGCATCGACGCGTTGAGTGAGGTTTGGAGCGCCACCCTGCGGGCCCGCGATCTTCTGCGCGCCTCGGAGGACGAGGACGCGCTGGACGAGGCCCAGGCTTCGGAGGTCGCCGATGCGCTCGTCGCGCTGCTCGGCGACGATGAGTTCGTGGTTGAGAAAGCCGACGAGGTTCGCGACGCCGACCTCGACGCGCTCGGGCAGTTGGTTGGCTATCTGCAGCGCAATTATCGCCTCGAGCCCCGCGTGGTGCGCACGCGGCGCGAGCACCTCGAGAGCCAGGACGTCTTCTGGAGCGAACGCAGCGTCGAGACCCTCAACTATACCCCTGATTCGAGCGAGCAGGCGCTGGTCGAGCATCTGCAATCGCTGCCGCCGGCGAGCCCCTTGGACCCGCTTCAAATGGCCCTTCGCGGGTATTATTATCAGGCCGCCGCGGGCTCGCCGGATCGCTTCTTTAGCATGCTCGAGGCGCGCCTCGACGCCCTCGACACCACCGCCGGCAAGGCCCATCAGGACCTGGCCATCTTCGATATCCTCGATATGGATTTGGGCCCGCGTGAGGAGCGACTTTTCCGCGAAAAGGTCATCGCGGGAGCCGGCGCGCTGCCCGAAGAGATTGTCTGGATCGTCGACGCGATGAGCCTGGTGGGGCAATGGCACGCGGATTCGGCCAGCGGGTGCGCGCGCTTTCAAGCCGCCGCAGGTTGGATGGAGGCACGCCTGGCCGAAGGAAGTTCGGCCGACTCCCCGTCAGATGATGACGAGGCGGAGGAGCAGAAACAGCGCGTATCTCCCAAGATGGTCGTCTATTGTGCCTCGGCCGAGATGGTCCGCGATGCCTGCGAGTTCTTCCGAAATCAATTCGGCGAAGCCCGCGTTGAGATGATTCACAGCGGCATGGCCAATGACGTCCAGAATGAGGCCGTGGAGTGCTTCGGCTACGACCGCGATTGTCGCGTCCTCGTTTGCGAGGAGACTGGCGCGCAGGGCCGTGACATCTCGGTTGCAGATGTCATCATTCATCTCACCCAGCCCTGGTCTGCGACCCGGGTCGAGCGCCGTATTTCACAGGTCGATACGGTCGGACGTGCGCAGGAATCGCCGATTCAATCGGTTGTCCTCGTCGGCCCTTCGCGTCACGAACAACTCTTACACCAACTTTATGCAGAGGACCTGGAGCTCTATAGTACGGCCTCGTTGGCGCATGAATATACGATCGCTGATGTTGACCTGCGACTCGGCCGCGCCGCATCCGGCGGACCCGAAGAACTCGAAGAGGTGATCGAGCTTCTCCGCGAGAGCCTGCTTCAAACGCTTTCGTCCGATGAGGTGGCCCCGGCGACCGCCGCCTACCAGGCGATCTTTGACCCCAGCGACCGACTCCTCGAAGAGGATGCTGAGTTTTGCGAACTGCTTGAATTTGTTGACGGAATCGCCGATTCGCTGCCGGTGCGCCACTGGGCCCGTATGCTCGGGATTCAGGACCATTCCGGCGGGCCGGGCGCGTTCGATTTTAAATGGCATTGGGCCAACGTTCGACGTGCGCTGGCAGGGTATCCGGTCGGCCCCGAAGACGTCGATATCCTCTTGCCCGAGGAGCAGGTCGGGATGCACACCGGCACATTTAGCCGAAAGCGGGCGCTTCGCAGCGAGGGGCTGGAGTTCTTTGGCCCGGGCCATCAATTCGTGGACGCGCTGGTCGAAGACGCGATGGTCGGCAACGCGCTGCCCGCTCCGGGGTTCGTCAGCGGCATGGAGTTATACGACGCCCAAGAGCATCAGGACGGGCGAAGCACCGTCTTCGCGCGTCGTCTGGGGCCCGAGAACCGCGGCAAGACGTTCCTGAATATCGTCTTCGCGGCGCGCCTGGACCGAAGCGCATGGGAAGGGCTCGATATGCCGCAGGGGCTTATTAACCGGGCGTATCGACACCTCTGGCCCGAGGCGCTCTCGGTGTCGGTCGAGATCGATCTCAAGGGGCGTCGCCAGCCGAAATTGGTCCAAGACCGCGCGCTGCTTCAGCGCATTGAGGGCAATTATCAGGGCCCCGAGGCCGACCAGAAGATCGAATACGAACTCTTTATCCAGGCCATCGAAGATGTCGCGCGCTTTCGCGAGACTCTCAATAGCGCCGTGTTGCTCGCCTCGACCAACCTCGCGGCGGAACGCGAGGGCCTGGTCGACGGGGCCGTGGCCGAGCTTGGCGATGACATCGCCGAAGAGATGGCCTTCTTGCGCACGCAGGTCGCGCGCAGCGACGACCCCGACAATTGCGAGGCGGCGTTGCAAATCGAGCTCTACGAGCGTCTGCTCGAGAGCGTTCGTCTGGAGAAGCTCGATATCGACGCGATTGCGGTTATCGTCGCCGGCTCGCCGCAGATTTTGAGAGACTAGTCTTAACCGTTCGCCGAGATATGGGGCCCCTCAGGGCTTCATATCTCGGTAGGCATCGGGCGCGTAGTGGTGAATCGCCACGCCGATGAGCCGCGCAGAGGCCTGCTCGACCAGGAGGGTGTCGAGCGTCTGGTGCATGATTTGATAACCCTCCTGATAAAATGAAGTCGGGTCCGGCGCGATAGACTCCGGGCCGGTTTCAACCCCGATGAGCACCGGCACCTGGCTCCAGAGCGCCAGATTTTGCCTCACCCCACCCACGATTTGCTCGCCATCGTGCGCCCCATCGACGAACATGGGTTGGCCGCGCTGATTTTTGCGTGTGTCGAAATAATTGAGCACAACAAGATAGTCGAGAGGACCATCTGCGCGGTTCAGGAACTTGCGCATCGGCTGATTATACCGCGCGAAGTCGCTGCCGATATCGCTCGAGAGCGTAAGGCGCTGGCCTGTCTGAGCCTGGTAATCGTCCAGGATTTGGCGGCAGGAGGTCAGGATTTCTTTCCAGCGCTGCGTCCATTCGGCGTTATAGCCGCGGGGCAGGCGATGTTGCCACCATTGTCCGGCCCAGGGGCCGCGGGTAATTGTGTGAGGCTCAATATCGAGGTGTACCCCGGCGAAGCGCGCCTTCGGGTCTTCGCTGGCCAAATTGAAGGCGACCGTCTCGCGACAGCGTTGAACGGGGATCTGCGCGAGCTCATCGCTCGCCAGCCAGATCGCCTGGCCCGCCAGCAACTCCGTGGCGACGCCCTGCGCGCTCAGTCGGCCAAGAAGGCGCTGCAGGTGCGGGCGCGCGTCCTCGCCGACCAGCGGATTGTATTGAACGGGTTGCGCTGCTTTGAGCGGGTCACCGGGCGCGTGGCCCTGCGCCGCGAAGAAGAGTCGGTTTATATTGCGCTTCGGCGCTCCGTGGGGCGCCGCGAGGAAGTCGAGCAACGCATCCTGCGCGCCCTCCCGGTTCTCAATGATCGCCTGGCTGCTGGGCGTTTCGTCCCATAGCCACAGCGCGCGGGTCTCCCGCTGGGTTAGGAATGCAGGGGCCGACAGCGCCGTCGGAGGCGCCGCGTTCAGGGATGTGGCGTTGAGCGGGGACGATATTTGGCCGCGATCCGCGCAATAGATGCAAAACATCGCGACCGGCAGATAGAGCGCCAGGCATCCGAACATGCCCAGCCGGCGCGCGGGCGCGCCGTCTTCGGAGGGATTCTCAAGCATTTGGTCCACCCATTTCGTTGAATAATTTTCGAACGCGCGCACGCGTATAATAGCCGGCGAGGGGAAATCTAAACGCCGGATCAACGCGATGGGAGGGCGGGGGGCAGAAGGCATAAAAAAAGCGGGCGCGCCCTATCAAAGGGCGCGCCCGCTAAAACCGTTGGACGCGTGCGAGGGGCTAGCTTAAAGCCCGCGCACGTTGCGACTTCGGACCGTGATTATTTGACGGTCGTCTGGCTTTTGAACGGTTTGCCGAGGAGCGAACCGTTGAACTGAACGCTTGCAGCGCCTTTGCGCACTTCACCCGTGACTTTGACGGACGATTTGCCAGCTTTGCCTTCAGCGGTGATTTTGTTGTCTTTCGACAGCTTGCCACGGAAGGGAACGCGGATGTTGTTGCCTTCGCTCTTACCGGTGAGCGTTCCCGTGACGTCGTATTTGCTGGTGACGACGAGCTCAACAGCGCCGTCCTGCAGGCCGATGGCGCCAACGCTGCCTTTGAGGCGACCGACGTGTGCCGGCGTAGCGGGCTTCGGAGCCGGCTTTTTCGCTTCAGCGGCTTTCTCTTCGCCTTCGGCTTCAGCGGTTGCGTCGCCTTCTTCAGCGGCTTCACCGGCGTCGCCTTCAGC encodes:
- a CDS encoding DUF2270 domain-containing protein; translation: MSEPSTAVIHFYRASSAHADVWRQRLDITTNWAIVTNAAVLSFSLSNPQTPHFVLLTVLFIDVFFLIMESRRYQVYNMWHHRVRVLQQYVFAEALSGHQCENNEAIDANLTELADHLGDSTPRISLLNAVGFRIRRNYFYILLFTVGSWLVKLHIHPEAPGSFLEAIARAQAGPFSGPIIFSGVMMLLFSALALAISAPSDSLVDWTLRPSPLQRALPHNWFKKRQEGGSAE
- the arsC gene encoding arsenate reductase (glutaredoxin) (This arsenate reductase requires both glutathione and glutaredoxin to convert arsenate to arsenite, after which the efflux transporter formed by ArsA and ArsB can extrude the arsenite from the cell, providing resistance.) is translated as MHIEIWHYPRCSKSRKTLELLQERGLALTVRKYREDPPTPAQLTRVLAQLGMEPRELMRRGEDAYTLLNLDDDTLNREDLIEAMCEHPSLIERPVVLAGEKAALGRPPEAVLALFETA
- a CDS encoding DEAD/DEAH box helicase; the protein is MTVIPVGALIRNRKAPELGSGRILSELEGGFARVIFENSEDVQDVRLAHTDIVRQPLIPGTRVRVQKGARASEAEITRVKWPETPRDLCSYVVRQHGLEEELLESQVAPLAPATSSPVDALGALHWRGPFRFFSRWDMHRMVSGWYEDSEGLPSTIGARIQPALHHAHAVRRVLWDGTCRYFLADEDVQARLFEAAMVYQRMCAADGALRVLVIAPGRRTHRWQSELELRFGNRDFVRIDASHLDLNPQDRWGAISQNQRLIMSMTCFQQYPELLGELVLGDIWDLVIIDDIHRLRAQDPITQCLREYSANMTNLLLLGALPEQADARAWEPILSILHGESVDGDVEDPQARIDALSEVWSATLRARDLLRASEDEDALDEAQASEVADALVALLGDDEFVVEKADEVRDADLDALGQLVGYLQRNYRLEPRVVRTRREHLESQDVFWSERSVETLNYTPDSSEQALVEHLQSLPPASPLDPLQMALRGYYYQAAAGSPDRFFSMLEARLDALDTTAGKAHQDLAIFDILDMDLGPREERLFREKVIAGAGALPEEIVWIVDAMSLVGQWHADSASGCARFQAAAGWMEARLAEGSSADSPSDDDEAEEQKQRVSPKMVVYCASAEMVRDACEFFRNQFGEARVEMIHSGMANDVQNEAVECFGYDRDCRVLVCEETGAQGRDISVADVIIHLTQPWSATRVERRISQVDTVGRAQESPIQSVVLVGPSRHEQLLHQLYAEDLELYSTASLAHEYTIADVDLRLGRAASGGPEELEEVIELLRESLLQTLSSDEVAPATAAYQAIFDPSDRLLEEDAEFCELLEFVDGIADSLPVRHWARMLGIQDHSGGPGAFDFKWHWANVRRALAGYPVGPEDVDILLPEEQVGMHTGTFSRKRALRSEGLEFFGPGHQFVDALVEDAMVGNALPAPGFVSGMELYDAQEHQDGRSTVFARRLGPENRGKTFLNIVFAARLDRSAWEGLDMPQGLINRAYRHLWPEALSVSVEIDLKGRRQPKLVQDRALLQRIEGNYQGPEADQKIEYELFIQAIEDVARFRETLNSAVLLASTNLAAEREGLVDGAVAELGDDIAEEMAFLRTQVARSDDPDNCEAALQIELYERLLESVRLEKLDIDAIAVIVAGSPQILRD